agcagtactgtagcaccattataccgtaccgtaccagtactgagcccaggtcgaaactccggtacggtacggtattgcgaaccttggttatgTGGAACTTTAATGCcaagattgaaattaaataacaatatatcagatttacgatgcgtacctttcgaTGTCATCTAGAAAAACCTTTATTTGATCTACAAGGGCACCATTCTCGGATTCAAAAACTACAGTGTTGTCGATCtataaggagaactagactcaccttctcctcttttcctatcctttcacagaacCACTATGATTGATGGATTAAAGACAAGGGAGGCTGAGAGAGAAATCATAATCTCTCAATGATTATCATGTATCCACGTCTCATAGTCTCATGTCTCTATCTCGTATCCATAATATTTAGACCCTAAAaagtcttttatatatatatatatataaacgaaagTAGAGGGTATAGCATAAGTAATTAAGAGAGTTCCTCTCCTCAAGgtcatctcctaaggaatcctactataATTGGATTTCCTTTCTATTGGCTAATAACCGTCAACAGAATCCAATCAgaactataatatatcttatcaaattagataggACCACATAATCTAAAAACTTGCACTAAGATTAGGAACCATAAATACTGTTTGGATTCCGAAAGTAAATAAGGCAGAAAGAAGGCTTGATCAATGGAAATCTAAGCTGTTATCATACAGCGGAAGATAGTTACATAAGTCCCATTGACTATATGAATATATTCAAATTACCTAGTTGGACAGTCAAAGGTAATGACAGAGCTACAAGACAGTTCCTTCAAGGAAAAAACACAATGAGGCAAGTGTCAGTAGCTGTAAACTAGGATCAAGTGTGCAAGAAAAGAGAGATGGAAACTTAAGTATCAATTAAAACACAAATCACAAAGGAATGCATCAACTGAGACACTGCATCCTCTGCAGCATTGAAACAGAAGACATTCCACACATTAATCACTTGCCCCCATCAAGCATTTCTGGTGGGGAAAGCTCAAATAATTTTGGAATGCGACAGATTACCCTTGCAACTTGACTCAGTTAATTGGTGAATGGACAAGGATAAGAGTGAATAAGAATGTAAGAGTGACAAAATACTTGCCACCATCATGCATTTCAGGCGGGGAAAGCTCAAATAATTTTGGAATGCGACAGATTACCCATGCAACTTGACTCAGTTAATTGGTGAATGGACAAGGATAAGAGTGAATAAGAATGTAAGAGTGACAAAATACTTGGAAGGAATGAAATAGATAATTCTTCAGGAACAAAGGGAGAAAGAACAATGCTTGAGGCTGAGCTAGACAGTCCAGCTTTTCTACCAAACACAAAAAAGCTCCAATACAATAAGCTCGATGATGCACTGAAGGTCTAGTAGTCCTAGTAATCATCTTACTTGCTAAACATGTCCTTTCCAATAAATATTTTACTTCAGTCTCCAAATTTTATAACATATACAACCATACTGGATAGTGTATACAGGTAACTATGCATGTGCACTCTGCATTTCTAATTACATATGCAACACCATTATAATTTTTGTACAGTATTTACTATGAAAGAAATACACAGAAAGAAATGGATTAGGTAGAAATCATCTTTGcaataatgatttttcttttaCACAACCAAATGCATCAAATGTAAGTTACTATAATTGACTAAACAATTCTATATAAGACAATTTAATTTAAAGAAGCTATTGAAATCCAAAGTCGTGTATGTTATGCTCTTAAAGAAAAGAAACCATCTATACTTCCTACTCAAGTGTCTGCAAGCAGACAAAACCAACTGCTCCCTTAATTGGTTTCAAAAGAGATGGCTATGCATGAATATAAGCTTGCAAGGAATGCAGAAAGCAGCATCCAAAACAATTTATTTATTTCCATAATGCACACGTGCAAAGATTCAGAACATGCACCAAACCTGTGGAGACTTTTGAGCAGCTATTTTCAAGTCTTCCACTGCTCCATCCCAATCTTCTGTTAGAAGTTTAGCTTCACCTCGCTGCAAAGAAGAAGCTAGGTCTCTTAAACAATGGCCACCAACTCTGAGCAAAAAAGACTACTTGTGCAAGAAGTACTACTGCAATATATTATAGGAACTTCTGGGACACAAAAAATTGTGGTTATTGTTTATCaaaataatcatataaaaaatcatatcatagaaagaaataaaatctgaaaaatacagCAATTAGCAGTTGTGAGATGCAATAGTAGGAGAAATCATCACTTAGTCAAAGAAGGCAATTTGAACATGTAAATAACTTGGCAACTTAATTACTGCATAGGCCACATTGATCTGAGGTCCAATACATTAGGAAAATCCAGGCTACAGAATTATTTAATCACTTTAATAATAAACATTTCAATCTAATAATATTCCACAGTAAGATCACCATCAAGTAAAATTTAAACAAATGTCTTTCACAAACAAAGATATCTGGGAAATGCAGAAATAAGAAAGGATCTTAGATGAATGGCCTTCAGGTGTCCACACCAATTTTCATCCACAAAAAAGGTTGATAAGTTAAGAAGTAACCCTTGTCACTAAGGCATGCTGATACTTGAACAGACACATACCATATGTACATAGCTTGCCTGAGTGGGCTACTACCTACTCATTCTCTGTAACACTACCTTTTTTTTCACTTGACCTATTTATCCATCCAATAAAACCTTCAAACTGTTATGTGCACTTGATCCACATGCCAATGACTCAGGAAGCAAGACTTTCATTTTCATGGCATGCTCTCACGGCAGTAATTTGCATTGTAGGGGCAAGAGAGGTACCAATTGGCACAGGCACCATACAGCCTATAGCTACATTGTAACATCCAACAGAATTGTGGTGCACCAGGGTCATGCCACAATGGTACCTGCCAGTCAGCATGAATAAACATGGCATGTGGAATTCCTGTTGAATAGTACTCCACATGGATGTGATCTTTGCACTCCTAACATATTACCAGAATTCAGAACCTCTGATCCTATTCAAAATTATGTCACTGATGAACATAGTTCTACTTTTGGTCAAACCTTAACCTATATATCTCTAAAATATTAGGGGACTAGAGAGGGTAGCAAGAAATGATCGTGGATGTACTTTAGCTGCAGGCAGCATACAATAATATTAAATGAATTTTCAGAacaaatattttgatatattggATTCACAAATTCAATGGCTTGGAAAGTGttttaatttcattaaaaatgCATCTAAGTACACTGTTTTCAGGGTGTTCAAAAATTGTTTGTAAAAATTATGAAACTACAATTGCTCCAGACATGTTCAGATTATAGTTTCTACTTTCTAACAAGATTACAAGTAAACTGAGTAAGTAATACATCCAACAGAGTTTGAAAAACAAGATGTCAAAACAGAAACATGAACAAGCATTATTCCATAGGCACTCTGGTAGAGCTTCCAGCACTTATGTTGAAGTATCATGTCTATATGTTCACTCTGCACCCCTTAGTGCCGGTCAAATGATAAAAATAGAATGAGGACTGATAGAACTTGAGAATATAGCCACTCAAAAGGTCATAACAAACCTGGACCAAGGCCTCAACAAGCTCTTCATCAATGTTGAGCACTTCTGTGCAACTATCAATAGCATCTTTTCCTCTCCCAAGTTTAACCAAAACCTTGCACAATCCAAGGTGAAGGTGCACGTTATGTGCTGTGTGATTGGGGTCCAATGCAAGGGCAGCCTTGAAGTCCTCAACAGCCACACGTAACTTTCCCTTAGCAGCATTGTCTTCTGCCTGAAAGAATCTCAGTAATGTAATGAATATTCTAATAGTTAATGATATTAGAATTTACATAACGCTTCTAAATTATCGTCCTTTTCTTACACTTTTTGTCTTCTTTAGcagattttttaatccaaaataTGCTTTCTTCAGATCACTATGCTCTGGGTCTAGACGCAGCCCTTTCTGATAGTGCCTGGTAATCATAAAAGAAATTTTAGAAGCAACATTAAGATCCCTAAGTGGAAGTTCCAATAAAAATTCAGAAAAGCAAACCTCAATGCAACATCATGATCGGAGAGATAATAATATGCCCGACCACGTACTAGGAGTGCCTCCAAGTTATCTTCATCTTCTTTTAGTATAAACCCACTTTCTGAAATTACACTAGAGTAATCTTTCAGAGCCAACAGTAGTTTCACCTTGAGAATTTTTGCCTGCAAATACAAACTTACGCAGCGTAAGACTGCAGCAAATAGATAAATATCTTGTCTAGTATGCATAACTGAACATAATATATTCCAAAAAGTACCTCCAAGCAGCCTGACGAATAGACAAGGACAATTTTATTAATGTAGTCCAGTGCTTTTGAATGGTCACCGGAGTCAAAATGACTATATGCAGAATTCAGTGCATCTTGGGCCTGCAATGACTTAGAAAGATCCTTCTCAACTGAAGAAGTTCCAGGCTTTAGCTCCAGGAATTTTTTGTAGTCCTTCCCAGAGTCCTCAAACCTGCATTTGTCAATGTTTTCCTTATTTCTGTCATAAAAGCTATATCACCCACAAAAGTCAGAATTCCTGTGTCATTGTGTAGCTATTACTTTTGACCAAACTGTGGTATGTGGTTACCATCCACTATGTTTATTGATTTTAAGGAACTCTTTTGTTTTTGAATTTATAATATCTAGAAAACTCTCGTGGGTTAGTTATGTATGACTCATCAAGGTCAGCTCTGGCTTTTGTATAATCATTATAAGACACCAATTTAGGGATGCAAAATTATTTTACGTCTAACATGCAATATAGGGAATTCATCAGCAGCAAGACCTTATCATCCCAATCCTCCTCTTTCTTCCCCTTCAGTTGCTTCGTTTTTTCATGTAGGTTTTGACTATttagatttcattattctccgaaAGATACCTTCATGTGAGATCCACAAAAGGCCATCTTACCCAATACACTACATATGCTTTTTCTGCCCGACACGCTATGTTCAATTCTCTGGAGGCAAATATATAGTTGCAATAAGTTCAGCATCATATTGTCAAAAATCTAAAGAACAGTAAATGGCTGCTCAAACAACTTAAAAGCTACAAGCCTCTTCTTAGACAGAAATGCTAACACTTATTATTTTCCAAGCTCAAGTCACCATATTTTCTTATACTTTGTGATATATTCAACCAAACAAAATGAAGAATGAAGATACAAACTTCAGATTCTCGATGAAACAAATCGGTGCCTGTTAAATGGGTTACTAAGATGCTTTGTGAGTAATCACCGCATCAAAAAGTTAAGCATACTAGAACATTTAATTTGATCACAATAGAAGAGAAGATGAAAGAAAATACAGCACATATCTGCTGAAAGTTATTTGTCACTTTCTTGCATCACTCCATTATTTAAGACCTTTAACAACAATGATTCTAGATCCAACATTGCAAAGAAGAATTATCAAACAAGGTACAACTTTGGTGGCGATAATGATACAAATTATGATCCCCTCAGATAATTCCATTCTATATATCACCTCTAAGACTTATTCCAGGAATAAGAACCATATACCTTCAAGGCTTCAACAATCTTCTCGCTTTGTCTTAAAAATGTTAAGCAGATATATACACAATATTCCATTCTAGATACTATATCTTATTGTTTGTTTTCCAATTCACAAGTTATTCTAAACACTTCAGTACAAATGGTAAGACCCATACTAAAAGCATCAAAAAAGCTTTTTCTGTTGCATCATCAGTTCATGACTTGTTGCAATGCCagacaaacaaacaaaatgaattgATACAAGGTCAGCAAACaacaaaatattaaataaacatacCTACATAGGTGAAGAAAAGCAGTAGCACGCTGCTGGTAGGCCTCTGATAGATTTGGATCTGCTTCTATAGCAGCATTTAAAAGTCCAACTGCATCGTGGTGTCGCTTCACTTTTATCATTTCAGAGGCTCTTTTCAATAAGTCTAGAGCATCACCTGTTTGGCTGTCTTCATATATGCTAAAGCAGGATCAGAAAACTACAAAGTCTGGGATTATATAAATTTTGTATATAACTTAATAATTGTATTAAAACAATAGAAATAACCACCAGAAAACACTCTTTGAAAGAAGGTACAAACAAGAGTCATTTTAAGTTTACATTAGATAGAGCAATAGAATTGTAAGTGTAATTTTAGCATTAGAAAATATAATAACCTATTCAATTACTGGAATGAGATGTAATCATTAGTTAAAACTTGGCATCAAAGCCCTTTTGCAGGTCTATGCAATCAAAGTAAAGCATGAAACCAATCGGTAAACCTGTCTGTGGTTGTCTATGTTCTATCTAGAATCTACGAATGGCAATTTGGAAGCAAATATAGAGAGGTCAAACAAAAAGAGGCTGTCGTAGTAGCATATTATGAGAAAAGAAAAGACAAGAATGACAAGCAAATAATTATTAGAACAGATGGAGACGTGTGTATTTTTAAATTTGGCAGTTCCTTGGTTTCAGTAACTTTGCTCTATCGTC
This Musa acuminata AAA Group cultivar baxijiao chromosome BXJ1-2, Cavendish_Baxijiao_AAA, whole genome shotgun sequence DNA region includes the following protein-coding sequences:
- the LOC135609338 gene encoding dnaJ protein P58IPK homolog B-like gives rise to the protein MVVRIRRSAATAVLPLLFFHLLSAFHRPVFSAQDSQTGDALDLLKRASEMIKVKRHHDAVGLLNAAIEADPNLSEAYQQRATAFLHLCRFEDSGKDYKKFLELKPGTSSVEKDLSKSLQAQDALNSAYSHFDSGDHSKALDYINKIVLVYSSGCLEAKILKVKLLLALKDYSSVISESGFILKEDEDNLEALLVRGRAYYYLSDHDVALRHYQKGLRLDPEHSDLKKAYFGLKNLLKKTKSAEDNAAKGKLRVAVEDFKAALALDPNHTAHNVHLHLGLCKVLVKLGRGKDAIDSCTEVLNIDEELVEALVQRGEAKLLTEDWDGAVEDLKIAAQKSPQDMNIREALMRAEKSLKLSKRKDWYKILGVSKTASVAEIKRAYKKLALQWHPDKNVDNREEAEAKFQEIAAAYEVLGDEEKRVRYDRGEDLDEGTGMGGGGFNPFGGGQQFTFHFDGGFPGGGFPGGFGF